The Oenanthe melanoleuca isolate GR-GAL-2019-014 chromosome 12, OMel1.0, whole genome shotgun sequence DNA window tgtttccaTTGTTTCTGACCTTAGGATATTTCTGGGTTACAAGATCATGAGTTCCAAATTCGGCATCCGGATTCTCCAGCCTTATTGTACCAGTTCCGATTGGGGGATGAAAAATTACAggtgatttaaaattaaaattttaaattaaaccacAAGTACATTGAGCATTCAGACTCAGAGGCTCAATTTGTATCAGTCCAGTGCTACTAAGCCCATGTGATTTATAGATTGTTCTTAAACTATGCTTGTagataaaattaattcctaTATGGATGAGTGGGCCTAATGCAGCAGTGGTGGATGCACAAGACTTTCTAAGTAGCTTTAGCCACAATGGTTGTTGCTTCATCCAAATACTATCATTATCATATTTAGATAATTATCATAATTACTTTAACATTAATGCAAAGCATTAATATTAACTTTGCAAGTTTTTCAGCTCACCATTGAATTTCCTAATTTTGTAACAAACTGTGTTTGAGTACTTATTATACAATGCTAAATCTGTAAAGAAACTTGTGTAtttgttgggaattttttttaaattatagatTACAGAAGACACTTTATGTTGCAAACtacctagaaaaaaaaaatctatatttaattttgaattgtGAGAGAAACAGAACAAGACTTTTCTTTCACCTGTAATAAATGCCAAAAGAAGGGATACTGTAGTAAAACCATGCTAAATCTCTCTTCAGGCACCCATGGCTCTGTTTTATCCAGCAACTTTTGGAATTGTTGGACAAAAGATGACAATTTTGCAGCACAGGTCACAAGGTGACCCTGAGGATCCTCATGATGAACATTATCTGCTAGCCACACAAAGTAAGCAGGAGCAGGTGTGTgattgctggttttatttttctaactaACTGTCATTTAATTTGGGAATAAAATGAAGACTCGTTAGCTCATCTCAGAAACAAGAGTTTTGTTATCTTGGTCAGAAgtattaaagaagaaatttaaagtAGTTACAAATGCCTAAACAATTCTTTATTTAGAagtctgcatttttaaagtctACAGAGGCTTCATATTATGCCATTGATCAATCTGATGGAGTTCAAAATAAGCCCTTACTTAGAATATGTGGATTAAAGTGAAAATTAGATGAGGTAATAATGCAGGGCTTAACCTTGCTGTGCAGAAAGGTGAAGGGAAGAACAATGGTGCTTAGTTAAGTATTTGTACTCTTCTGTAACCTGCTGTGacctttttgcatttttcatatttcaacTTGTTTTCTCATATTTAAGTCCTCAAAAGCTACAGCTGACAGAAAATCTATGTCAAAGCCTGGTGCATTTGAGGGAGAATTGAGAGGCCAATCCTCAGACATTTCAGAGAGGATCTACCCACAAGAAGTGGAACTGGGATCTTCCCAGGGTGACTGTATGATACCTGGCAATGATTCAGAGGAACCTCTAACTGCACACATGTCCAGGAAAACTGCTGTTTCTCAGTTTGAAGGCAAAGCCTTGGGCCTGGACAAAGCCATCCTTCACAGTATCGACTGCTGTGGTAAGAATTACAGTTGTACAAGTCTGTAAAATAGACCTCAGAGTGGATTTATGTAACTCCTGAATTTCACCAAACACGTGTCTTCTAGGTTTTATCACCTGGAGAGTAGCTACACTGTTTCTTATGCTTGCATCTTTGTTGATGTTTCTCGAACTACATGTCCAATGAatagaaaaggaattttaaaagcaaacatcaGTTTCTGTCTGGTTTGACTTGCACTAAATAAATTGTAATACAAGCATATTAACtttacaaaatatatatttctatatattcaTTCATTCCAGCGTCTGATGATACAAAGAAGAAGATGTACAGCTCTATCTTAGTAGTGGGAGGCGGCCTTATGTTTCATAAAGCTCAAGAGTTTCTTCAACACAGAATTCTCAACAAAATGCCACCTTCTTTCAGAAGAGTTGTTGAAAATGTTGAAGTCATCACAAGGCCTAAGGTAACTGTTAACTCATAGCTAAGTAGTTGGTAAACTATGATTGGTTGAAATTTTTgaaagattaaaattaaaaaatctttcaaaatccCAGAGTAGTTGAATATCTGAGATTTAAGGGAGCTTTCAGGCTATAACATAGCACTGGCTGGTTAGAGATGGAGTTAAGTGACATAGCAGAGTGTGACTGGTACAGATCACTGAAGTGTTTATTAGCTCAAGGCCCCATTCATAAAGAAGCAGTTAATACTGGCCCATGAAGGTAACTTGTCTCCCCAGCAagaaattgtgattttttttttttttttttttttagcattatCAAGAGAGTAGAAAAACAGGCATTGagataaattttcttttggCGTTTGTCAGGCAAAACTTGTAAATATGCTTCCATCTATTTCAGAGCCTCCACTACTGAAGGCAAGATTTCATTATGTGCTTAGAAAGCATCTTAAAACAAAGAGTGACTTCTCAAAGCATCTTGAATatccattaaatatttttatctctctattttttcctgGATAATACTGAAAAACTTTCCTTCTCCCCTACCCCACCAGATTCTAACTGGTGAATACTCTTGGAAAAATAGGATACAACTTTGGAGAACTATGCAAAATGAGACCAATGATTGTGTGCAATCTGTGTTTTGAATGTAGGATATGGACCCACGATTAATTGCCTGGAAAGGAGGGGCAGTTTTGGCCTGTCTGGACACAACTCAGGAGCTGTGGATATACCAGAGGGAGTGGCAGCGTTTTGGTGTCAGGATGCTACGGGAGCGAGCTGCCTTTGTCTGGTAATGGAGGTGCTTACAGAGGGACCTGCAGGAACTGCACTGAGGATTCCCTTCCCCAAAAGGACTGCCCTTTTTTTCCAATGCACACAAATTCATCTTCTGctgatatatatattttgtattttattaactTCAATTGAGATTTTTCTGGAAGTGTTGTAAAAAATCGAAAAACTTACTGAATTCATTTGACTTCAGCTACCCTTTGTCTTTAAACTGTATGCATTGAATGCTGCATACAGAGTATGACTGTCATCTCCAAAGTAACTATATTTATATTATACAGgttatatatattaaaattgcaCCATGTAGGAACTTAAGGTATAAAATATTACATGACAGTTTTAAGCCAAGATTCATTCCAGAAACATGCACACATAAGCAACAGTTGAAGAGTGCAGCTGTGGATTTAATGTAATATTCTGATTCCTACTCTAATGTTACCAGGAGATGAAGTTGTTATATAAGTGATCATTAGGGTAAAAGTGAAATGAAGAACTAAAACTACACTCATTGTTTGTATTTTACTTaagtaataaattattttatttagtggAAAGACAAAGAATTTGGAAGtgcagtattttcttcttgccCTGTGCCTATCATCAAAACCTCTTGTTAGCTTTTCATTATCTATTGTAGAGTCCACTTTTTTCCCTATTTTACAAAAATCACTGTCATACACCCAAAAGACCTAGCTGCAATTTTGTACAGCCAGCACATCTTCCAGGGTTATTCCACCTGAGGGCAGCAAGGCTGTGCTCCTCAGCCACCCTGCAACACCAACACACCTGGTTTGGTCAGGCAGCTGCCTTCAAAAGCACTGGACTGGTTTGAACTGAAATACTGGACAAACTTAAGAGTATTCCTATTGCAGTAATACCTAAAGGCATTCTCTTTTATATAACTTTATCTAAAAGGATGCTTGCAGTAAAACTACAGAATACAAAAGCTcaaggagctgaggatgctTACCTCAGTCTGAGAAGGcacaagctgctgcagcaatgaGACTCAGTCACAAGTAGAAAACATCCTCCAACTGAGTTGATTGTGAGGAGctctaaaagagaaaaaagacacTTTGAAACAAGTCTCTGAAAGCTATGATCAGTTATCATAGTAATACATATCACTATATGATATTTATGGatttatgtgtattttaaatgaatttagAGAATATGCACACAGAATTACTGAAGTTTTCATTTCTGATGTCCATACATTAAAAGTGTGATAAAAAGCAGTGCAAAAATGATTAATCATCAATATTGTTCCATTTgtcagggaattttgggagatgCTCTCACTACCAGCATGTTTTAATGCAGTTTAGTCTGCAACGAACACGCACTACTTAGGATATACTGAAGATATTCAGAGAACAAAGGCAATAGAGAAGTAACCTGAGTTATACTGTGGGACCATTAGTTCGTCTGCCTACCCAGTGGGAAACTGTTCAGAATAATGATTGAACACACACTTATCAGCATGTGGTATCTTATCACTTATCAGTGATACAACCAAACCCAAAAGCCGTCACTGCTGAGGAAACGAATCAGTCAGCACAGACGGGTCCAGCAGGACAGCGGGTTTGCTGCTCTCATTTCCAAACCAAGGCTTTCTCCTGGAAACACACGCTGCACAGGTATGGATGGCAAGGAAAGCCTTCAATGCAAGTTCCAGCTCAGCTTTCACGGGCTTCCCTCGAGCGCTGCACCCAGCGCTCACATACAGAGATAGCTCCCGTCAGTgccgggcacggagcggggACACCTGGGCTTTCCTCCCCAGCCGCCCTGCAGCTCCAAGTGCTCCCATGGAAGGAGTTTTCGCAGCCGAGGGTGGAGGAAACGCTTTTTCCGTCCCACTATGAGCGGGGTGAAAAAGTTGGGAGTTCTCCGGGAAGGAGCGGGGAGGGGTCGCCTCGGCGCGGAGCTGGCAGCCCTGTCCCGAGGGAACCTGGCAGCACTGTCCCGGGGGAACCTGGCAGCCCTGTCCCGAGGGAacctggcagctctgtcctgggggAACCTGGCAGCCCTGTCCCGGGGGAACCTGGCGGAGCTGGCAGCCCTGTCCCGGGGGAGCCTGGCAGCCCTGTCCCGGGGGAGCCTGGCAGCCCTGTCCCGGGGGAACCTGGCAGCCCTGTCCCGGGGTAATCTGGCACCACTCTCCCGGCGGGGCAGCGCAGCCGCCCGGGGACTCCGGCGGGATGGGCGAGGCTGAGGACTTCGCCCGCTTCTCCTGCGGCGCTTTCGGAACGGCGCGGCGGCGCTCGGGCACGTCCTGCTCAGCGGCCAAAGGGTGCCCGGGGGAAGTCCCAGCCGCTCCTTCCCCGCCGCCCGCGCTCCCGGGCCCTCCCCGCGCTCCGCCCCGGCTGCCGAGGGTCGAGCCCCGCACACGAGCGGCCTCCCcggcctgggctggcagggacgCGGCTGTGGGTGCTGCGGAGGGCACCGGGACAGACCCATCTCCCCGCCtcgggcgggagcggccgcggtcccggtcccggtccggTTCGGGAGCCCCCGGAGCCGCCGGAGTTCCCAACACGCCTGTGCGCAGAGGAGGAAGCGGCGGGGTAAGTCGGCTTGAACACTTCCAGCCCTGGAAATGAAATTTACCTCCAAGTTTTAGAGAGTGAATGAAATTTTGAAAGTGAATGAACTTTCTCCCTAGCACGACGGAAGGGAAAGTTAGCCCAAAACATTCTGCAGCAGATACATTTAAACCTGttgcacagcctgcagcacggaaaaacaaataaacaaaaagtaAAGGTTTACTTTAGCATGAGgagctcttcctcctgcactTTACACAGTCAGGCCTGACAGCATCTAAAGGGTTAACGTCCTCACAAAGCCCCATTGCTACATTATTTGTGGTCAGTGCTCTGGACATCTCTGGGTGAGGATCATGTTTTATATCTGCCAAAGAGGATGTTCTTGTTTCTCCTCTGTCAACAGAACAGTTGACACAGTCAGCCACAGTGACCctctcttttttgtttcaggATCAGTTTAGAAGAAATGGGGTAGGATAGTGCTCATGCAGGGGGACCACTGAAAGAGGAGAGATGTTGTGGATCAATATGGCAAAAAGAATTGTTCATTGAAACTAACCTTTTAGTCCATTGAAACTAGTGTTTTAATCCATTCAATCAAAACACGTGTGCTAGTTTTATATTAAATCAGAGTGGTTTATTTTTTGACCTCTGCACTTCAGAACTCAAAAGCACACCAAGGTTTGTGAATCATCTACACACTGACTGTCAAAGTCACTTCACTGTTCTGGCCAGGACACTGCTGACTGACTTCACTCCCAGCTCTCTTTGCAAGATAAAAATTCTCTCAGATGTTATTTTGCCAGTCCTGTTCCATTTGAagtaaaataacaaaatgcaaagaaaacctTAAAATAACATCTGACTATATAGCTGAAAAACATGTGGTGGAGAAGATATAAAATATGCTACTTAAGTTACTTAAAAGCAATTTTAGGTTTAGCTTTCTTGGTTGGCAGTTCAGCCTTCTATCCCAGACAGAAGTCTACCTGTCTTGAATcccttaaaaaaatctattttaacaTAGGGCCCCAGATAGAGTTGCAAGTGTAGGTGCCCATGGATTACATCAGCCTGATACTGTATTCAGAAATGTGTTACAAGGACGCAAGGAGCCCTGACACCTGGTTTCAGAATTCCACTGCCCACCTCTAGCTAAGCCATGTATGATTAGCTGTATTGTTCTATTGTAGCAATGGAATTTTCCTGCTGAGATTCTCCTGCCCTTCTCAGTCTTGTACAACCACCAGCCACAAGCCCTGCTGAACAGCAGCTTcagaaacacaaacatttttaaaacaagctCTGGATTTTGAAGCTCTGCTGCAATACAGGGAATGTATTTTATATTGCTGTCATGTGCATTTCCGCAAGTCTGCCCACTGATTACTGAGGAACATTTTACTACATGTTCATAAAGAGGTCATAATATAGGGGGAACCCAGATAAAGGCAAGCAGTAACACCCAGTAAGatccaaaagattttttttgttgttgttggtaGAGAGTACAGAGTATCCAAGTAGGACCACAATGTATAAACCTCCCTACTTCTActtatttgtttttaacataAACACAGCAATTTTGAAGAGTTGGCCATAAAACTATAGCTTCCTACTGGAAGTATTTTTCCCAGATTATCAGGGCCCAAGCCCATATTCTACCAACCCCCTCACCAATCTGCTGCTCCTAGATAAATAAAGTCCTGTGGCCCACCAATTCTGCAGGTTAAACACAGGTACTGCAAAACCATAACCCTCTTCATCACaaccaaaacaagcaaaaacctCTCTACCTTTGCATCCTCTGCTGCATTTCAAGAAGCTGATAAACCTTTTTCTTCAAGAAAGAATCTATTGATAGACTTCACCAGCAAAAAAACCTGACATCCCCACCTTCAGCTGGGAACAATTTTGAATTATCCATGTGAGGAGAATCAGCTGTGTGAACTTTAGGTTCAGACATATCCCCagcatcttttttatttttctttacagaacaAATTGTTATCCACAGCTGGTTACTCATTCAGAAGTTTTGGGGCTTGTACAGCCCCAAACAAGTTTATTACAGGTTTTCCTAAGTAAACTCAGAGATTTATGCTTCCTCCCATCTGTTTCTCAAGAGTAAAGGAATATACTTTTGCAAAAGAGATTGTACataaaattatacaaaattGTAATTCTACAtgaaaaatttctaaaatttagcagcaattttcACATAATTTTGTTACAGAGAATTCTACATATTTCCGGAGAATACTTGTTTATCTTTTTcatttgggcagtgctggaaaagATAAGTGTAATGGACCCTGGATAAGTTGCTGTCTCTAGAATACACAGCAACAGCTTAGACAGAAGTCATGGGCCGGGGAGAAATACTATTTACAGTCCAAGGACACCCCATTTCACTCATGGTTTAGAACAAAAGGAATGGTTTCAgggggagagagcaggagaaacCCTTCCTGGCCAGCAGGATCAGTACCTATGACATACAGAAAATCTGGCACTGAGTCCCTCTGCCCAAACCAGTACAACACAGAGCTAAACCTGGGGTACTTCCAAGGCTCACAGGCTCCTCTGAAAGTGAAAATCTTGCCATTCCTACTCAGCCTAAGGATGGGTACTGTTAGACTGTAACTGTACTCAGAGCACTCTGGCACAGTCTGGGTTTAGTAGCAAGGTAGAAAGGCACAGATAAACAGATTTTGCCTTTCCCTGTGTTAGGAGACACACCTGCAAATCCAGCAGTTTTCACATTAGGGATAGCTGGAAATGAGTTTGCAACATGTTTGTTTTGTGGAGAA harbors:
- the ACTR8 gene encoding actin-related protein 8 isoform X2 encodes the protein MLGPKPESTEQRQNGLKMVDQAIWSKKMSNGARRIPVSPDQARSYNRQMRPAILDHSSGAKWTNTSNHPEFLVGEEALYVNPLDSYNIHWPIRRGQLNLHTGPGGSLTAVLADLEVIWSYAIQKYLEIPLKDLKYYRCILLIPDIYNKQHVKELVNMILMKMGFSGIIVHQESVCATFGSGLSSACIVDVGDQKTSVCCVEDGVSHRNTRLCLAYGGSDVSRCFYWLMQRAGFPYRDCQLTNKLDCLLLQHLKETFCHLDQDISGLQDHEFQIRHPDSPALLYQFRLGDEKLQAPMALFYPATFGIVGQKMTILQHRSQGDPEDPHDEHYLLATQSKQEQSSKATADRKSMSKPGAFEGELRGQSSDISERIYPQEVELGSSQGDCMIPGNDSEEPLTAHMSRKTAVSQFEGKALGLDKAILHSIDCCASDDTKKKMYSSILVVGGGLMFHKAQEFLQHRILNKMPPSFRRVVENVEVITRPKDMDPRLIAWKGGAVLACLDTTQELWIYQREWQRFGVRMLRERAAFVW